From Phaeocystidibacter marisrubri, the proteins below share one genomic window:
- a CDS encoding glycosyltransferase family 4 protein, with product MKLMLVINNAFSAFHLKGAVRYFSEKGHDVSIMSTPGKLVDDLAKEEGGRVIPIQLNRDIAPFEDIRSLFQLIRILKKEKPDVINVGSPKTGFLFALAKIFLPKLPMIFTLRGIRSDTLTGLKRAIVFRTEKLACSMAEKVIVISPSLRDHAVEIGMLDPQKAVVFGAGSSNGINTELYKLTDEWVQKGNDLRSELGISPNALVMTTIGRVTKDKGLTEVYRAYKRLAGEYAELHWLVAGPAEEGDPLDPSIVKAMVENSRIHLLGQVNPIQPVIAASTVVIQYSYREGFGNVVLQAMAMKRPVVIADIPGLRDTLGNSSAGLKIRPKDSELLATSINHYLSRPDLCEQHGEFGRKRVEQHFASEVIWDAQSALYAEISGNK from the coding sequence ATGAAATTGATGTTGGTCATTAACAACGCCTTTTCTGCATTTCACTTAAAGGGTGCCGTTCGGTATTTCTCGGAGAAAGGTCACGATGTGAGTATCATGTCTACTCCGGGAAAATTGGTGGATGATTTGGCCAAAGAAGAGGGGGGAAGAGTTATTCCCATTCAATTGAATCGAGATATTGCCCCATTTGAAGACATCAGATCCTTATTCCAACTCATTCGAATTCTGAAGAAGGAAAAGCCAGACGTCATCAATGTAGGAAGCCCTAAAACAGGATTTCTCTTTGCATTGGCAAAAATTTTCCTACCTAAACTCCCAATGATCTTCACATTGAGAGGAATTCGAAGTGACACCTTGACTGGCCTTAAACGAGCGATCGTATTCCGAACGGAGAAGCTAGCTTGCTCGATGGCTGAAAAGGTGATTGTGATTAGTCCTTCTCTGCGCGATCATGCCGTGGAAATAGGCATGTTAGATCCTCAAAAAGCCGTTGTTTTTGGTGCGGGTAGCAGCAATGGAATTAATACGGAACTCTATAAACTCACAGATGAGTGGGTTCAAAAGGGGAATGACCTGAGATCTGAGCTTGGGATTTCTCCCAATGCTTTGGTCATGACTACCATTGGTAGGGTGACGAAAGATAAGGGACTCACCGAGGTCTACCGGGCTTATAAGCGCTTGGCGGGTGAGTACGCAGAACTACATTGGCTAGTTGCAGGACCAGCAGAGGAAGGCGATCCTTTGGATCCTTCTATTGTAAAGGCAATGGTTGAGAATTCGCGCATTCATTTATTGGGTCAAGTGAATCCCATTCAACCTGTAATAGCGGCCAGCACAGTTGTTATTCAATACAGTTACCGCGAAGGGTTTGGCAACGTAGTCCTACAAGCCATGGCCATGAAACGTCCAGTAGTTATTGCCGATATTCCAGGCTTGCGAGATACCTTGGGAAACAGTTCCGCTGGATTGAAAATACGCCCCAAAGACTCAGAATTATTGGCAACCTCTATCAATCATTATCTATCTCGCCCAGATTTGTGTGAGCAACACGGAGAGTTTGGTCGGAAGCGCGTTGAACAACATTTTGCTTCTGAAGTGATTTGGGATGCCCAAAGTGCATTGTATGCTGAAATATCGGGGAACAAATGA
- a CDS encoding acyltransferase: MSPFIGKCGKNFTLAGGVVINGPQGLNVGDNVYFARGTWINAKAGIYIEDNVLFGPNVVISSAQHVFKDGSFASGQNIYRPITIGEGSWLAANVTVKCGVKLGKGNLVASNSSVVSDTPDYYLVAGVPAQPVKPVSERDGEAFTGVIPKRS, encoded by the coding sequence GTGAGCCCTTTTATTGGAAAGTGTGGCAAGAACTTCACACTAGCGGGAGGAGTGGTCATCAATGGACCACAGGGACTAAATGTTGGAGACAACGTCTACTTTGCCAGAGGGACATGGATTAATGCGAAGGCAGGAATTTATATTGAAGACAACGTACTTTTTGGTCCCAATGTGGTGATCAGTTCGGCCCAGCACGTTTTCAAAGACGGAAGCTTTGCTAGCGGTCAGAATATTTACCGCCCTATTACCATTGGTGAGGGCTCATGGCTGGCAGCCAATGTCACCGTAAAATGCGGTGTGAAATTGGGCAAGGGCAATTTGGTTGCAAGCAATTCAAGCGTGGTAAGCGACACACCCGATTACTATTTGGTGGCTGGTGTTCCTGCGCAGCCTGTGAAACCCGTAAGTGAAAGAGATGGTGAAGCTTTTACAGGTGTGATTCCCAAACGTTCATAG
- a CDS encoding response regulator, with protein MLHEGSKEIICIIDDDEVYQYTATKSIKSSSVVKRVLVFGDGEEAFNYLNENLGVREKLPDIIFLDINMPYMDGWEFMEQFVKIKPKLSKPITVYMISSSVVPDDIEKANSISDISDYIIKPITQQMFREILDTKS; from the coding sequence ATGTTACATGAAGGAAGTAAAGAGATTATTTGCATCATAGACGATGATGAAGTTTACCAATACACCGCTACAAAATCGATTAAGAGTAGCTCTGTAGTTAAGCGTGTATTGGTTTTCGGAGACGGTGAAGAGGCTTTTAATTATCTCAACGAAAACCTAGGTGTACGAGAAAAACTACCCGACATCATCTTTTTGGATATCAACATGCCTTATATGGATGGTTGGGAGTTTATGGAGCAGTTTGTTAAAATCAAACCCAAACTTAGCAAGCCAATCACGGTATACATGATCAGTTCTTCCGTTGTTCCAGATGATATCGAAAAGGCAAACTCCATTTCAGACATCTCTGATTACATCATTAAACCGATCACTCAGCAAATGTTCCGAGAAATACTCGATACTAAGTCTTAG
- a CDS encoding MraY family glycosyltransferase, with amino-acid sequence MKLEYLIYPAIFIILVGVMQLYMYIAKRFDITDEPGYRSNHQHTVLRGGGILFPIVVLLFFAIHGPLHPYFFAGVFMLSVVSFWDDVMNVKAVYRLMVQIAAVGLMLLDLHVANLGWPILLLMFVVGVGWVNAFNFMDGINGITAINASLNLATLVLINYEMRFIEMRLLIFLLLSVIVFGIYNFRRRALVFAGDIGSITMAYSTAFAMGALILYTGQWQYLLFLSVYAVDAGYSVLHRVFHGFNPLKPHRTFLFHMLVNEVGWPHLAVSSLYAGLQLLINLLTYYVIIPANHTNAWSLLLLAVLTTAYWLIKSYLRKTARRKGTLWREEHEKVFSRTKT; translated from the coding sequence ATGAAGTTAGAATACCTCATATATCCCGCTATTTTCATCATTCTAGTTGGTGTGATGCAATTGTACATGTACATCGCAAAGCGCTTTGACATTACGGACGAACCTGGGTATCGCAGCAATCATCAACACACCGTATTGCGGGGAGGGGGAATTCTATTTCCCATTGTAGTGCTGCTTTTCTTTGCCATTCACGGTCCATTACATCCCTATTTCTTCGCAGGTGTCTTCATGCTGTCTGTGGTGAGTTTTTGGGATGATGTGATGAACGTGAAAGCCGTTTATCGATTGATGGTTCAAATCGCAGCTGTTGGTTTGATGTTGCTCGATCTTCATGTAGCTAATCTCGGTTGGCCCATTTTGCTCCTGATGTTTGTTGTTGGAGTTGGGTGGGTAAATGCTTTCAATTTCATGGATGGCATTAACGGCATCACGGCTATTAATGCGAGCTTGAATTTGGCAACCTTGGTGTTAATCAACTATGAAATGCGCTTCATTGAGATGCGCTTGCTGATTTTTCTATTGCTCTCTGTGATTGTGTTCGGCATCTATAACTTCAGAAGGAGAGCGCTTGTATTTGCGGGAGATATCGGCTCTATCACCATGGCGTATTCAACGGCATTTGCCATGGGAGCGCTTATTCTGTATACGGGACAGTGGCAATATTTACTTTTCTTGAGTGTGTATGCGGTAGATGCAGGTTATTCGGTTTTACACCGTGTATTCCATGGTTTTAATCCGCTAAAGCCTCACAGAACTTTCCTATTTCACATGTTGGTAAATGAAGTCGGCTGGCCACATTTGGCGGTAAGTTCGCTATATGCCGGACTTCAATTGCTCATCAATTTACTGACCTACTACGTTATTATCCCTGCTAACCATACCAATGCGTGGAGTTTACTACTCTTGGCCGTGCTCACAACAGCATATTGGTTGATCAAGTCCTATTTGCGAAAAACAGCAAGACGTAAAGGAACACTGTGGCGTGAAGAACACGAGAAAGTATTCTCTAGAACTAAGACTTAG